The Lolium rigidum isolate FL_2022 chromosome 2, APGP_CSIRO_Lrig_0.1, whole genome shotgun sequence genomic interval TAGACAGCACGGTGCCCCAGCAAGAAATATATTTCTCGCCTCTCCTCAGGCGCACCGCGCCAGCCTTCTCCTCCTAGCGGCCACCTCCGCCTCACTAGGCCAAAGCGCGaagtgaagaaggagttgacgccgCCGCTGGAGTACAAGGCGGCGGCCTTTCAGCTGAAGATCGACGAGGACCCGGAAGAATATCTAGACCAGCGCATCGCGGAGCACGCCTCCTTGGAGGCCAGGGATGTAGCCGCCACCCACCGCTGAAGCAGGAGCccatcgacgacgacgaggaccttATGGACTAGCGGCATCCATGTACTGTCGCCTTGGCCTCGGCCATGGCCGCCATTAGTTATTTTGTGTTTTCAGATGTTTTGTTTCTAAATTTTAATGCATACTATGTATGCAAGCCCGAAATATCTATGCAatcattttttaaatgaaccgCGGTTAAATTTTGAAAGTTCGTTCTTTTTCTGTGGGGGGCACGACTGGGAGCCAACCGTCCCTATTTTCATTTTTGCGCCGACGGCTTCCGGCAAATAAACGGCTGTGCCGAACGTCGTATGGGAGcactagtggagatgctcttagaaagtTTCAAGTTTAAGAGTCCTTTTCTGAATGTAATGTACTTGGAGAAAAATCAATAGATTTTTTGAGTCAAGTTCCTTTCCATGAAGTACAGACTGTGTACAATGTATGGATTTCAACGAGGGAAGTAACATATGGACTACTGCGTACGCAGTAGTACAAGTTTTCATCAGCTAGTAACAATGCGAAAACTAATATCAATTCTTGTGCTTATCTCGCTCCAGGAATGTCAGAAAATATTACCAGCTACCGTGGATGGCAAAGAATGCGAGTTAAGCACCACCTGGTTCTGCATTAGAACCAGCATGTTGACACTTCGGTGAGCTTCCGATAACTCCGGGAGCGGCGTGTTACCATCAAGGAACTGCATGATCTGCCGAATGCCTGGCCGCGCACTGGGCAGAGGGTGCGAGCAGAGCAAGCAGAGCGTGAGCACGAAGCTCGCTTCTTGGACGGCGAAGTCGCCTCGGAGACGTGGGTCGACTGCGTCGGTGATCGTCCCCTCGCGCCAATGCTCGACCACGCGATCCACCAGCAGGAAGTGATCGCCGTGCTCATCTTGGGAGATGGGCCGCCGCCCGCACGCGACCTCCAGCATGAACACGCCGAAGGCGAAGACGTCGGACGCCTTGGAGGCCTTGCCCGTGTGCCCGAGCTCCGGGGCGAGGTACCCCATGGTGCCGACCACGTGCGTGGTATGCGGATCAGTGCCGTGATCGTACATCCTCGCGAGGCCGAAGTCGCCCAGCCGTGCGTTCATGTCGGCGTCGAGTAGGACGTTGCTCGCCTTGATGTCTCGATGCAGAATCACCTTCTCCCAGTCCTCGTGGAGGTACAGCACGCTGGACGCGACATCGCTGATGACTCCCAGCCTCTGGCTCCAACTGAGAACCGGCATGCTGTGATCATAGAGAAATTTGTCGAGACTGCCATTTGGCATGTGGTCGTAGACCAGCAGGAGCTCGCGCTTCCGGCGGCAGTACCCAAGCAACCGGACGAGGTTCCGGTGCCGGATCTGGCCGATGCTGACCACCTCAGAGATGAACTCCCTCATGCCTTGCCTCGACTCGTGAGACACCTTCTTCACCGCAACCTCCGTCCCGGACGCCGGAAGCACTCCCTTGTAAACCCTCCCGAATCCGCCGATGCCTAGCAGCCGCTCGTCGCAGAACCCGTTGGTGGCATGGAACAGATCCTTGTAGGAGAAGCGGTGCGGCCCGAACTCCGTCTCCCAGTCCTCTTTCAGCTCTGCGTACTTGCGCCGCCTCCGATCAATTACGATCACTGTGATAGCCAGTGCCAACACCAATGCGGCAGATGCTATCGGCAACAAGATCTTCAGCGTCTTCGACGAGCGCTTGGGGATCGTGAACGGCAGACCCGGCAGCTTCTGTGTGTTTAGCGGCGGGGCTAGCCCGTCCATCCTGAAGCTCCAGGCAAGCACGTAGTGGCGGCTCGATACGACGCCGGTGGACGACGAGAAGCCGACGTAAGCTTCGTCTTGGATCACCGACGATAGGTTCACGGTGGTGGAGAGCAGAGGCCTCTTGGGCTTGGGCACCTCC includes:
- the LOC124687579 gene encoding L-type lectin-domain containing receptor kinase SIT1-like → MSVISLLFFLTLHHGFLLASPAVDQFTFDGFAGANLLLDGTAEVTADGLLMLTNGTTLLKGHAFYPSILRFHAAASTPRSFSTAFVFGILSEYADISSPGLAFVVSKSSNFSTALQSQYMGLANAANNGNATNHFLAVELDTVVNAEFGDMSGNHVGINVDGLKSVVADNAGYYEDGTGAFRNMSLLNRTAAQVWVDFDALTSLVNITMAPLEVPKPKRPLLSTTVNLSSVIQDEAYVGFSSSTGVVSSRHYVLAWSFRMDGLAPPLNTQKLPGLPFTIPKRSSKTLKILLPIASAALVLALAITVIVIDRRRRKYAELKEDWETEFGPHRFSYKDLFHATNGFCDERLLGIGGFGRVYKGVLPASGTEVAVKKVSHESRQGMREFISEVVSIGQIRHRNLVRLLGYCRRKRELLLVYDHMPNGSLDKFLYDHSMPVLSWSQRLGVISDVASSVLYLHEDWEKVILHRDIKASNVLLDADMNARLGDFGLARMYDHGTDPHTTHVVGTMGYLAPELGHTGKASKASDVFAFGVFMLEVACGRRPISQDEHGDHFLLVDRVVEHWREGTITDAVDPRLRGDFAVQEASFVLTLCLLCSHPLPSARPGIRQIMQFLDGNTPLPELSEAHRSVNMLVLMQNQVVLNSHSLPSTVAGNIF